The Desulfobacterales bacterium sequence TAACCGGATGGACACCAAAGTATGTTTCCAATCCCAAAACGAGATCTTTCACCCAAGACATAAAAAATCAGGGGATTGAGCCAAGTTGCCCTGAGGCCGCACAAACAATCCCGCAGAGATTGAGTCGATAAGCGCAGACTTCGAGAAGGCCTTTTATTTTACAGGCACCGATGCAGACCTGCATGTGCAGGAACAGATGCCGTCCGATCGTTAAAGCCCTTCAGACAGAATACTTTCCGTTTGCGTAAAACTCAATGAAATTTTTAAACAGGGACGCAATTTCACAAGGATCAAGCCCCATGCCTGTATTCATGAAGGCGATGGTCCAAAAAAACAGGACACCGTGATAAGCGCTACCTCAGCCTAAAAAAGGGAGGATCTGACAATGAGCAACGTAAACCGTATCCCCCTGAGTTCAAGACAAGGATCGCGCTGGCAGCCTTGAAAAATGAAGATACGCTGCCCCTGCATCAGCCTCACGGTTCGGGGCTCATCCTACAAACGCTCATTTAAAAATCTTCTTATTTCCACGGGCCAATTACTAAAAAAAACAAATTCGGTTACCCTGAGGGGGTAATAAAAATATATTGACTTTATAAAACCTTCAAGTATATTTTGTGCACTTGTATCAACCATTCTGAAGCTCTGAAGCGAATTCTAATAAGTTTCCATCAATTCTTTTATCAAACAGGTAGAAACAGGTATCAAATGCTTAAAGAAATACATGAAAATCCAGATAGCTTAGACAGACAAATTTCACACAGCGACAGAAAATACCCCGCCTGCACTCCGACTTATCGTAATAACATTATGATATTAACCTGGCAACTGTTTACGCAAAATACTTATTCACGAAGACCTTTATAAAATAAGTCTTTTTTGGAAAAGACATTTGTATATTTGATTGCCGGTTTAATAGCAAAAAATGTCATTCAACATAATCAACGACAATCCGTATATTAAGCCGGTTCTGTTGGCGTATGCTTATGCTCGCCATGCTGCCTGTTTAATCTGCGTAAGGGCCTCATGGCGGATGCGGGTTTCTTACTGGAGAAAAACCTATGAAAAGACTGGACAAGCTGCTTACATTCTGTCTGGACGATCGAAAAATAGCCCTGTACGTATCCGCTGTTCAGCGAATTATCCCGATGATCGAAGTGAGCGCGCTGCCGAAGGCGCCGGAAATCGTCGTCGGCATCATCAACCTGCAGGGAACACTTATACCCGTATTCGACATCAGGCGTCGTTTCCGCCTGCCCCCGAGAGAGGTGCATCTCGATGACCAGATGATCATCGCAACCACAGCAAAGCGGACGGTAGCACTCATTGTCGATTCGGTAGACGACGTAATTGAGATCCCGCACGAGAGAATCATCGCGGCTGAACAGATCCTTCCGGAACTCGAGTATGTGGAAGGTGTCATGAAATCGGAAAGCGGCATGATCCTCATTCACGATCTGGAACAATTTCTTTCCCTCCCGGAGGAAAAGGCCCTGGGCGAAGCGATGGAGGCGTTGAATCCCGATGAACGAAAAGAGGGATAACAACACCATTTCCGAAGCGCTTCTGCAGCGGCTGGCAGCCTACCTGACGGCCAGGATCGGGCTGCATTTTTCGAAAAGAAACTGGGCGGGACTCCAGCAAAAAATGACCGCAGCCATGGCCGATTTCGGTTTCGATCGGGTGGAGGAATTCATCGAATGGCTCCTTTCTTTCTCTCCGACGCAAAACCAGATTAAAATGCTTGCAGCCCACCTCACGGTAGGCGAAACCTATTTCTTCCGGGAGAGGAGGGCTTTTGAAATCCTGGAACAATCCCTCCTGCCGGGTTTAATCGCCGCCCGCCGGAAGACGGAAAAACGCCTCCGATTCTGGAGCGCCGGCTGTTCCTCCGGCGAGGAACCCTACTCTCTTGCCATCCTGCTCGACAGGCTGATCCCCGACCTGAAAGACTGGAATGTAACCATTCTCGCGACGGACATCAACACCGGCGCACTCCGGAAGGCGGAGGAAGGGATCTATTCGGACTGGTCATTCCGGAGCAACCCGCCCGGGTTCAAAGAGCGTTACTTCGATAAAACAGACAAAAACCATCACCGGTTACAGGCACGAATCAGGAAACGGGTCACCTTCTCGTATCTGAACCTGTCGGAGGATCACTACCCCGCGCTCCAGAACAACACCAACGCCATGGATTTCATCTTCTGCCGTAACGTCCTGATGTATTTTGCCCCCGGGCAGACCAGCCGGGCGGTCGAACGCTTCCACCGGTCCCTTCTCGATGGCGGCTGTCTGATCGTCAGCCCCGTCGAAACAGTGCTCCTGATCCATTCGCCGTTCGTGACGATCCGTTTTCCGGATTCGACATTTTATAAAAAGGACGCCCATAAAACGACGATCGTACAAGAAGCTGCAGAACCTGTGGAAAGAAAAAACCTCCCTTGCCCGTCAACACCTCTGAAGACCGAAAAACGCCGCCGTCCGGAGAAACAACCATGGCGCACAGTACAGGCCGAATTGATAAAGCCCGGTGAAGCAACGCAGACTCCCTGCGAGGAAGCAGCTGGTCTGTTCCAAAACGGTCTTTATCCGGAAGCAGAAGAAAAACTTCGCAAACTTTTCTCGAACAGCGGAAAAAATCAGGAAGCCTGTGTTCTTTTTGCGAAGGTTCTCGCAAATCAGGGAAAACTCGAGGAAGCCCTCTGCTTTTGCGAAGAAGCCGTCCTGGCGGATAAATGCAATGCCCATCTGTACTATCTGCTCGCCACCATTCTCGAAGAACAAAAAAAAGAGGACAGGGCCAGGGCTTCCCTGAAAAAGGCGCTTTACCTCAACCGAAATTTCGTTCTGGCCCACTTTGCCCTTGGGAATCTTTCCCTGCGTTCGGGGAAAATGGCCGACGCGCAAAAATACTTCGGTAACGTTACCGAGATCCTGTCGACATATAGACCCGACGAGATCATTCCAGAGTCAGACGGAATTACGGCCGGCAGGCTTGCGGAAATTATCGGAACATTCAGGATGCAGGAGATATCATGAAAAAGACTCAAATAAAAACTCCGGAAATTACGGAAAATCGCGGAGCAGTTGCTTCCGGAATATTGGAGGCGACAGCCGAGGGAAAAAGAGCCATTCTCCGCTCAAGGGCGAAACGTCTTGCCCGGGAACCTGAAAAAAAGGGAGAAACCAAAGACTATCTTGAGGCGCTGGCGTTTCTTCTCGCCCATGAGACGTATGCCATCGAGACCCGGTTCATCAGGGAAGTCTACCCCTTGACCGAGCTGACGCCCCTGCCCTGTACGCCGGACTATATTTTTGGCATCATCAATATCCGAGGACAGATCCTCACGATCCTCGATATCAAAAAGTTTATAGATCTTCCGGAAAAGGGGATTACCAATCTGAACAGAATCATCGTGGTCCGGCAAGAGGATATGACGCTGGGGATTCTCGCCGATGAGATCATCGGTATCCGAAATATCTCCAAAGGCGGTCTGAACCCGCCGCTGCCGACCATGACCGGCATCCACGCCGGGTATATCCGGGGGATTACCGGAGAAGGCATCATCCTTCTGGATATGGGAAAATTTCTCGATGACGGAAAGCTCATCATCCATGAAGAGGTGGAGGGATAAAGCCCTATCGAGGTTTCAATCGGCATAAACCGAAAAACAGAGAAAGACGACATGTAACAACAATGGAAACGGAAACCGGTTTGGCATTTTTCGTGATGCTGGGGTCATCACAATCAGGAATCGATAAGGAGAATTTATGAGACAGATAAAACTGGGGACAAAGTTATTGACCGGGGGACTCCTGGTTCTGGTAATTCCCGTCATCATCATCGGCGTCGTTTCGGTGTACGAGTCTTCCCGAAGCATCTCCGGGATGGGGAAAGCGGATATGGCAAATATTGCCGAAAGTCTGGCCGCCGCCCTGGATATCGGCATGAACGAGCAGATCGTCACGGTCAGGAACATCTCTTACTCAAGCAGCGTCATCACCGCCGCCGAAAAAGTGATGGCGGCCGGAGAGAAGAGCAGTCAGGACGAGGTCCTTCTTGCTCAGAAAGAGCTCACAAAAATAAAAACGGCCGAGGGCGACCGGATTTCCAGCCTGGTGCTGACCGGCAGAAACGGAATTGTCTATGCCTCATCCGACAACGGAAAATTCAACGAAGTTGATCTTGCCGGCAGAGATTATCTCGACAAGGCATTCAAGGGAACACCCAATATCGGTTCCGTCGTCATCTCCCGGGCAACCGGCAGGGTGGTTTGCACGGCGGCCTGCCCGATATACGATTCCAAAGGAAAAGAGATCACGGGGTCCGTGGTAATGATCATGGAACTCAAATTTTTCTCCGATATTCTGGACAGGATCAGGATCGGCAAAACCGGCTATGCCTACATCGTCGATCAAAAAGGCCTCTTCATTCACTGCCCCGTAAAGGAAAACATCCTGAAGGTCAATGTCTCCGAAATCAAGGGCATGGAGAACATCACGCAAATGATCGGCAACGCCCAATCGGGAATTACAGAATATGAGTTAGATGGCATGAAGACGGCCGCCATCGCCCCCCCCTTATCCGCCACCGGATGGAGGATCGTTACCGCCATCCCCACTGAGGAACTCTACGCCCCGGCCCGTTTTACCCGGAATGCCATCATTCTCATCGGCATGATCTCTATCGTCATAGCCTCCCTGATCTTTTTCTTTTTTGCACGCAGCATCACCCGTCCCCTGATTCATATAGTGGGCGCAGCAGGGAAGATCGCCGGCGGGGATCTGAGTGTGGAGATCACCTCGAAAAACCGCCAGGATGAAATCGGTGACCTCGCCCGGGCCTTTACCGGGATGATCCAGTCTCTCAAAGACAAAACTCGGGTCGCACAAAAAATTGCGGGAGGTGATCTGACCGTTGAGGCAACGCCCCTCTCCGGAGCGGACGCCCT is a genomic window containing:
- a CDS encoding chemotaxis protein CheW, producing the protein MKRLDKLLTFCLDDRKIALYVSAVQRIIPMIEVSALPKAPEIVVGIINLQGTLIPVFDIRRRFRLPPREVHLDDQMIIATTAKRTVALIVDSVDDVIEIPHERIIAAEQILPELEYVEGVMKSESGMILIHDLEQFLSLPEEKALGEAMEALNPDERKEG
- a CDS encoding chemotaxis protein CheW, encoding MKKTQIKTPEITENRGAVASGILEATAEGKRAILRSRAKRLAREPEKKGETKDYLEALAFLLAHETYAIETRFIREVYPLTELTPLPCTPDYIFGIINIRGQILTILDIKKFIDLPEKGITNLNRIIVVRQEDMTLGILADEIIGIRNISKGGLNPPLPTMTGIHAGYIRGITGEGIILLDMGKFLDDGKLIIHEEVEG
- a CDS encoding methyl-accepting chemotaxis protein; this translates as MRQIKLGTKLLTGGLLVLVIPVIIIGVVSVYESSRSISGMGKADMANIAESLAAALDIGMNEQIVTVRNISYSSSVITAAEKVMAAGEKSSQDEVLLAQKELTKIKTAEGDRISSLVLTGRNGIVYASSDNGKFNEVDLAGRDYLDKAFKGTPNIGSVVISRATGRVVCTAACPIYDSKGKEITGSVVMIMELKFFSDILDRIRIGKTGYAYIVDQKGLFIHCPVKENILKVNVSEIKGMENITQMIGNAQSGITEYELDGMKTAAIAPPLSATGWRIVTAIPTEELYAPARFTRNAIILIGMISIVIASLIFFFFARSITRPLIHIVGAAGKIAGGDLSVEITSKNRQDEIGDLARAFTGMIQSLKDKTRVAQKIAGGDLTVEATPLSGADALGNAFLTMVVKLREQIMEIVEGVNVLASSGSEIMASVSQLTSGAAETATAVSETTTTVEEVKQTALVSTQKAKHVSELGRKTVEISQTGLKAIDDTIQGMNHIKEQVESIADMVVRLSEQSQAIGEIIATVNDLAEQSNLLAVNASIEAAKAGEQGKGFAVVAQEIRSLAAQSKQATTQVRNILFDVQKAISSAVMATELGGKAVEAGVSLSRQAGEAIDFLAESVTEASDASIQIAASSQQQLIGMDQVVSAMENIREAALQTSASTKQTEQSAHDLNNLGLRLQDIVKFYKV